In the Colletotrichum higginsianum IMI 349063 chromosome 7 map unlocalized unitig_7, whole genome shotgun sequence genome, one interval contains:
- a CDS encoding Ketoreductase, whose translation MAAYSLGDAMGDDAIDSPPLISIGQMPHIAYVRRGREDWAGITDRKERKRLQNRLNQRARRQRKSNVTVGDGHDEIPGGSCSEEEFRTMDEDITELNIQQRRYYLDKFAQRALQSYLMSQPSPDHLLKVIQLNTINAFTRNAMALGLQTDWLICHAVSPFGQEEGITKEMPPVATPQCPTSLVPTMLQRSIEHHPWVDLFPSPKMRDNFLAAMFGNWDDEKEDQLWFDLIETGGDIGGTGLIVWGEPWDARSWEATVPFLRKWGWIVQGCNELLDATNYWRFFFLADDTNIVSHDHSLSSPRITQIKMTKVLLTGGSGFIASHILKVLLLRGYDVVTTVRNEEKANKLRVAKGDVGPDRLRVELIPDIAAPGAFDEVLQIPGIEAVIHAASPFHFNFTNTIEDDAQKEVIEPALGGTLSLLEAAKKYGKDVKRVVITSSFAAILDNARMDDPNTIYTEESWNPATIDHITRSKDIAYRVSKKLAEKAAWNFVASEKPHYTLSTIDPPLVFGPLAHSLGSLGEINTSNSAVADLLSGKWREAIPDSLVFVWADVRDVALAHVSAVEKEEAASQRFLTIGGWFCNRDIVDIVQRNFPEYADRLPGPDVKGGELPSKDEVHGYDNTKTTRILGLEWRPLETSIVDLVKSLAKPYLPTALEKTALSTPTMERENLDYSTSRFATMSPLPSPDLSHVANPGDSSWCLRCLEFYVGFFKSNDGQACQDINFTCKHTGPGTKCDRCAGFGRRDRECLTIPNTQQNQAREVIDRRRTMFQLENNLEQFVSQAEQNALNRVFREFERATRAHYEDLARQAQQQNEVETEIGRGTTISVYENDSDFRRLLRDVPRKSYASHPYESENEEQPDDGDHESVFGSANQDSVRGAPRVPNVLPVDRAIQELRRLEEAQAAASRRLGEATWLGMKRGTAPGPETLVQPVYWMPGNSNPQNYDQMRIQGAIDQVERANAARELAFQQLGKVVYAMELPAGLASERDKPESQGESRSQRVSDA comes from the exons ATGGCTGCATACAGTCTAGGAGACGCCATGGGGGACGACGCAATCGACAGTCCCCCGCTCATCAGCATAGGCCAAATGCCCCACATTGCCTACGTTCGTCGCGGGCGAGAGGACTGGGCCGGCATCACTGATCGCAAGGAACGAAAGAGATTGCAAAACCGGTTGAACCAGAGGGCGC GACGGCAGAGGAAGTCAAACGTCACTGTGGGAGATGGGCACGACGAGATTCCAGGAGGCTCCTGCTCTGAGGAAGAGTTCCGCACCATGGATGAAGACATCACGGAACTTAATATTCAGCAGCGACGCTACTACTTGGACAAGTTTGCTCAGAGAGCATTGCAGAGCTATTTGATGAGCCAACCGAGTCCAGATCACCTGCTGAAGGTTATTCAGCTTAACACCATCAATGCTTTCACAAGGAACGCAATGGCTCTCGGTCTCCAGACTGACTGGCTGATATGCCACGCCGTCTCTCCATTTGGCCAAGAGGAAGGGATTACAAAAGAAATGCCACCAGTGGCGACTCCTCAGTGTCCCACCAGCTTAGTGCCAACAATGCTTCAGAGGAGCATTGAGCACCATCCTTGGGTCGACCTCTTTCCATCTCCCAAGATGCGTGACAACTTCCTTGCGGCCATGTTTGGAAACTGGGATGATGAGAAAGAAGATCAGCTATGGTTCGATCTCATTGAAACAGGTGGAGACATCGGGGGCACCGGCTTGATCGTCTGGGGCGAACCGTGGGATGCCCGAAGTTGGGAGGCCACAGTGCCGTTTTTGAGGAAATGGGGATGGATTGTGCAAGGGTGCAACGAACTCCTCGACGCAACAAATTACTGGCGAT TCTTCTTTCTTGCAGACGATACCAATATTGTTTCCCACGATCACTCACTATCCTCTCCCCGAATCACACAGATCAAAATGACCAAGGTTCTCCTTACAG GCGGCAGTGGTTTCATCGCCT CTCACATTCTCAAAGTCCTGCTCCTCCGCGGATACGACGTCGTCACCACTGTCCGCAACGAGGAAAAAGCGAACAAGCTGCGCGTCGCCAAGGGGGACGTTGGGCCCGACCGTCTTCGGGTTGAACTGATACCCGATATCGCTGCGCCCGGAGCTTTTGACGAAGTCCTGCAAATCCCCGGCATCGAGGCTGTCATCCATGCGGCATCACCGTTCCACTTCAACTTCA CTAACACGATAGAAGATGATGCCCAGAAGGAAGTTATTGAGCCTGCTTTGGGAGGAACGCTCTCGCTCCTCGAAGCTGCCAAGAAGTACGGAAAGGACGTCAAGCGTGTGGTCATCACTTCATCATTCGCAGCCATCCTGGACAACGCCCGCATGGATGACCCGAACACGATATACACCGAAGAGAGCTGGAATCCGGCGACGATTGACCACATCACCCGCTCCAAAGACATCGCCTACCGCGTCAGCAAGAAGCTTGCCGAGAAGGCTGCCTGGAACTTCGTTGCGTCCGAGAAGCCCCACTACACCCTCAGCACTATTGACCCGCCGCTTGTGTTCGGCCCGCTCGCCCACTCCCTTGGGTCTCTGGGCGAGATCAACACGTCCAACTCTGCTGTCGCGGACCTCCTCTCCGGCAAATGGCGTGAGGCCATCCCGGACTCGCTCGTATTCGTTTGGGCAGACGTTCGTGACGTTGCTCTCGCGCACGTTTCAGCCgtggagaaggaagaggcaGCCAGCCAACGATTCCTGACAATTGGCGGTTGGTTCTGTAACCGCGACATAGTCGACATTGTCCAGAGGAACTTCCCCGAGTACGCGGATAGACTCCCGGGCCCTGACGTCAAGGGAGGCGAGCTTCCCAGCAAGGATGAGGTACACGGGTACGACAATACCAAGACCACTCGTATCTTGGGTCTAGAGTGGAGGCCGCTTGAGACGAGCATTGTTGACTTGGTGAAGTCCCTGGCCAA GCCGTATCTTCCCACAGCGTTGGAGAAAACAGCACTTTCCACACCGAccatggagagagagaacctCGATTACTCGACATCACGTTTTGCAACCATGTCTCCGCTACCCAGCCCCGATCTTTCGCATGTGGCAAATCCCGGAGACAGCAGTTGGTGCCTGCGATGTCTTGAATTCTATGTCGGCTTCTTCAAGTCAAACGACGGTCAAGCGTGTCAGGACATCAACTTCACCTGTAAGCATACAG GACCAGGAACGAAATGTGACCGATGCGCTGGTTTCGGCAGAAGAGACAGAGAATGCCTCACG ATACCGAATACCCAGCAAAACCAGGCGCGAGAGGTCATTGACAGACGCCGAACCATGTTCCAATTAGAGAACAACCTTGAGCAATTCGTCAGCCAGGCA GAACAGAACGCTCTGAATCGTGTTTTCCGTGAGTTTGAAAGAGCGACCCGGGCTCACTATGAAGACCTCGCTCGACAAGCGCAGCAACAGAACGAGGTCGAGACTGAGATTGGCCGCGGCACCACCATCTCCGTCTATGAGAACGACTCGGATTTCAGACGCCTTCTTCGCGATGTACCCCGAAAATCATACGCCTCTCATCCCTATGAGTCTGAGAACGAGGAGCAACCAGATGACGGCGACCACGAGTCGGTCTTCGGAAGTGCGAACCAAGACAGTGTTCGCGGTGCCCCACGCGTGCCGAATGTTTTGCCCGTCGATCGAGCCATTCAAGAGCTCAGAAGACTCGAAGAAGCTCAAGCAGCCGCATCTCGACGGCTGGGAGAAGCAACCTGGCTTGGCATGAAGCGTGGTACCGCACCCGGCCCCGAGACCCTGGTTCAGCCCGTGTATTGGATGCCGGGAAACTCCAATCCCCAGAACTATGACCAAATGAGAATACAGGGGGCCATCGATCAGGTTGAGAGGGCTAACGCTGCTCGTGAGCTTGCTTTCCAACAGTTAGGCAAAGTGGTTTACGCCATGGAGCTGCCCGCCGGCCTGGCATCTGAACGAGATAAGCCTGAGAGCCAGGGTGAATCGCGTTCGCAGCGCGTCTCGGATGCGTAA